In the Mauremys mutica isolate MM-2020 ecotype Southern chromosome 13, ASM2049712v1, whole genome shotgun sequence genome, one interval contains:
- the LOC123348913 gene encoding tyrosine-protein phosphatase non-receptor type substrate 1-like has product MAPSTPVSGLSLPCLVLLLLLEIPGAGGSQEFQLLEPRGTVWVSPGETLTLSCSVTGLAPPGPVKWFKGSGSGRQLVYDQTGSFPRVTRAVSGSDTDFTIRISDTRPEDAGIYRCVKFRKVSGGDKEIRSGAGTAVSVLARPSFPSVSGPPGRAEPGPSVNFTCTSGGFSPRDINVTWFKNWAKLPDPQTWVQPENGGVSYNMSSTVGVRLTPGDVRSQLTCRIQHSTSPFPLRETYYLSAALRVPPRLRVGTDPAAPIALNESVTFTCRAEGFYPKDASLTWLENGNEMDLGKSSPLAENPDGTYTLQSSLEVKATEQRSQSAFTCRVVHNSQPPVGACEMLRFSQSPAEPGKDPTSCDTGQSPFSSPALWIGLFLEKVLTAAFLLFLFLRSKQ; this is encoded by the exons ATGGCTCCATCGACCCCTGTGTCTGGATTGTCTCTTCCATGCctggtgctgctgcttctcctggagATCCCTG gggccggggggagccaggagttccagctgctggagccccggggcaCCGTGTGGGTGTCACCGGGAGAGACTCTCACTCTGAGCTGCTCTGTGACTGGGCTCGCTCCACCAGGACCCGTGAAGTGGTTCAAGGGCTCGGGCAGTGGCCGCCAGCTCGTTTATGACCAGACGGGATCATTCCCCCGGGTGACGCGGGCTGTGAgtggctctgacacagacttcacCATCCGCATCAGTGACACCCGCCCCGAGGACGCCGGGATCTATCGCTGTGTGAAGTTTAGGAAGGTGTCGGGAGGCGATAAGGAGATCAGATCCGGCGCTGGCACGGCCGTGTCTGTGCTCG ccagaccgTCGTTCCCGTCCGTGTCCGGCCCCCCCGGCAGGGCAGAGCCGGGTCCCTCAGTGAATTTCACCTGCACGTCAGGAGGATTCTCCCCCAGAGACATCAATGTGACCTGGTTCAAAAATTGGGCCAAACTCCCAGACCCCCAGACCTGGGTTCAGCCTGAAAATGGGGGTGTCTCCTATAACATGTCCAGCACCGTGGGGGTGAGGCTGACCCCAGGAGACGTCCGCTCCCAGCTCACCTGTCGGATACAGCACAGCACCTCCCCGTTTCCCCTGCGTGAGACTTACTACCTCAGCGCTGCCCTGCGAG TTCCACCCAGGCTGCGAGTGGGCACTGACCCAGCGGCGCCCATCGCACTGAACGAGTCTGTGACGTTCACCTGCCGCGCGGAGGGGTTTTACCCGAAGGACGCGAGTCTCACCTGGCTGGAGAACGGAAATGAGATGGATCTGGGAAAATCCTCCCCCCTGGCTGAGAATCCAGACGGGACGTACACGCTCCAGAGCTCCCTGGAGGTCAAAGCAACTGAGCAGAGGAGTCAGTCTGCGTTCACCTGTCGGGTTGTGCACAATTCCCAGCCCCCAGTCGGTGCCTGCGAGATGCTGAGATTCTCCCAGTCACCTGCTGAGCCAGGTAAAGATCCCACTTCATGTGATACAG GTCAGAGCCCGTTCTCCAGCCCAGCTCTCTGGATCGGGCTCTTCCTGGAGAAGGTGCTGACTGCcgccttcctcctcttcctcttcctgagAAGTAAACAGTGA